From the genome of Leptolyngbyaceae cyanobacterium, one region includes:
- a CDS encoding alpha/beta hydrolase: MYRENKFTTKPLKWVGILLGCWLLPAVAPTLRAQAAERIYLSYDILERSISVNSLESYANQGIIEDDIAPYIQYTKPEYQEQLRNILLKRLDVSPIAVSQFLYTPQAEILLQRLGQIIKTDSRQPGYRAIRAALILAAADPQGLTLLNVLRKFPTPGVRIDLAKGLQIANELSTIFERTEKAVNAISQQFASAATVPVNLSQLPNLQQPGSFSWRKETIRLNDRSRNRQFLADIYLPIVPENQPLQTPAKLIVISHGLASDRATFAYLAEHLASYGYAVAVPEHPGSNAQQLQDLLGGRANEVSEPGEFINRPLDIKFLLNELTLLSQNNPLFQGKMNLQEVGIIGQSFGGYTALALAGANLNFDKLQRDCANIENSWNTSLLLQCRVLLLPRSQYNLRDERIKAAIAINPITSSVFGQEGLSQVEIPVMFIAGSADTVAPALTEQLLPFTWLTTPEKYLVLMENGTHFSTLAETESSVPLPETVLGPDLPLARRYMDALSIPFFGAYLGERSEYKAYLTPSYVQYLSQKTLPLSLVQSLSPEQLRAATQRSKSQQTVFPRR; this comes from the coding sequence ATGTATCGAGAGAATAAATTTACCACCAAACCGCTCAAATGGGTAGGCATCCTACTAGGATGTTGGTTGCTTCCTGCTGTTGCACCAACTCTTCGAGCTCAAGCAGCAGAAAGAATTTATCTTTCTTATGACATTCTAGAGCGATCGATCTCCGTCAATTCCCTAGAATCCTACGCTAACCAAGGCATCATTGAAGATGATATCGCTCCTTACATTCAATATACCAAGCCGGAATATCAGGAACAGCTACGCAACATTTTACTCAAGCGATTGGATGTAAGTCCGATAGCAGTTTCCCAGTTTCTCTATACCCCGCAGGCAGAAATATTGCTGCAACGACTGGGACAAATTATTAAAACCGACTCTCGTCAACCGGGATATCGCGCCATTCGCGCCGCATTAATTTTAGCCGCCGCCGATCCCCAAGGTTTAACTCTGCTCAATGTATTGCGGAAATTTCCCACGCCTGGAGTGCGAATTGACTTAGCAAAAGGGCTGCAAATTGCTAATGAGTTGTCAACCATATTCGAGCGAACGGAAAAAGCTGTTAATGCTATCAGTCAACAGTTTGCTTCCGCCGCGACTGTTCCGGTTAATTTATCGCAATTACCCAACTTACAGCAACCGGGTTCTTTTAGCTGGCGAAAAGAAACGATTAGGCTAAACGATCGCAGCCGAAATCGACAGTTTTTAGCAGATATTTATTTGCCGATCGTACCGGAAAACCAACCACTACAAACACCAGCTAAACTAATCGTAATTTCTCACGGTTTAGCATCCGATCGCGCTACATTTGCTTATTTAGCAGAGCATCTCGCTTCCTATGGTTATGCGGTTGCCGTACCGGAACATCCGGGTAGCAATGCTCAACAATTACAAGATTTACTCGGTGGTAGAGCTAATGAAGTTTCAGAACCGGGAGAGTTTATTAACAGACCTTTAGATATTAAATTTTTGCTCAACGAACTAACTCTGCTTTCCCAAAATAACCCCTTGTTTCAAGGCAAAATGAATTTGCAAGAAGTGGGAATCATCGGTCAATCTTTCGGTGGTTATACGGCACTTGCTCTAGCAGGAGCTAACCTGAATTTTGATAAATTACAAAGAGATTGCGCCAATATCGAAAATTCTTGGAATACTTCGCTTTTACTGCAATGTCGGGTGCTCTTGTTACCGCGATCGCAATATAATTTAAGAGACGAAAGAATCAAAGCGGCTATTGCAATCAACCCAATTACTAGTAGCGTTTTCGGTCAAGAAGGTCTTAGCCAAGTTGAAATTCCCGTCATGTTTATAGCTGGTAGCGCCGATACCGTTGCCCCAGCTTTAACCGAACAACTCCTTCCTTTTACCTGGCTAACTACTCCTGAAAAATATTTGGTATTAATGGAAAATGGCACTCACTTTTCTACTTTGGCAGAAACCGAATCAAGCGTGCCACTTCCAGAAACAGTATTAGGGCCAGACCTTCCCTTAGCTCGTCGCTATATGGACGCTTTGAGCATACCTTTCTTTGGAGCGTATCTTGGCGAGCGATCGGAATATAAAGCTTATTTGACTCCTTCTTACGTGCAATATCTCAGCCAAAAAACTCTTCCTCTTAGTTTAGTTCAGTCTCTCTCTCCCGAACAGTTGAGAGCAGCAACTCAGCGTTCTAAATCACAGCAAACTGTGTTTCCAAGACGTTAA